The genomic window AGCCCAACTCGATGGAGGACTCGGCGCTCGCGCCGAGTGCGTCGATCAGGTAATGGACGTTGAGCAGAATCTCGAATCCGTCCTGCGCGTTCTTTCCTTCCATCGGCACCTTCGCGGTTGCATCGCCCTGATCCGGATTCTTGAGCGACAGTTCGATGTGCTTCGACGAAACCTTCAACCGAACGCCCTGAGTCAATGGCGCCGACAGGACGGCCACCCGCCGCAGCCCGGCCATCAAGGCTTCCCTCTCGCACTGGATCTGAAAGATCAGTTTTTTGGGAAGGACTTCCCTGTAGTTTGGAAACTTGCTCTCCAGCAGACGGACCATCACTTCCACGTCGCGTGACTTGCCGTCCTTGTTCCAAACCGACAGAAATCCATCGCCCACACTGAGTTCAACATCGCCCTCGAGCTCGGACAGGATTCTCCGGAGTTCGCGGGCGCCTTTTTTCGGGATGACCACCGGATCGATTTTCGGCGTGCCCGAATCCACCGCTTTCTCATGCAGCGCTAAACGGTGACCGTCCGTTGCCACCATCCTCATTCCCTCTTTGTCGGACTCCAGAAGGATTCCGTTGTATTGAACGTAGTCCGCTTCCAGAACCGCATAAATCGTTCGATCAATCAAATCCAGGAAGACATCCCGGCCGATAGAGGCTCTCTTGGTTTGTTTGTTTTCAAATGCTTTTGGATAGTCTCCTGCATTGAGTCCGACCACTTGGAACGTCGATTCCTCGGTTTGGAGTTTCACCCAGTGGTTTTCCAGGCCTTCCATTTCAATATTCTCTTCGCCCAGTTCCTTCACAATTTCGTACAATTTCTTTTCCGGAAGGCATGCCTTTCCCTGTTGTTTTATTTCAGCTTTACAATTGGTCGATACGGCAATTTCCAAATCCGTCGCAAAGAGTTTGAGATCATCTTTTCCATGAGTCTCCATCAGAAAATTTCCAAGGATCGGCATGGTCGTACGCTTTTCACATATTCCATGAAACAATGAAGTCGCTCTCAGAAAATCATTCTTAGAAATTCTAAATTTCATGAAGAGATGAGACTCCTTTCTTGTGGAAGACGGCTGAAGAGTTCAAGAGATCGATCTTTTTCGTTTCGAAGGATCGTGGGAAGCCTGTGGATACAGATGTTGAAAACTGAGAGGGAAAAAGGAGGGGGAGTTTTCCACGGACTTATCCACGGGGAATCCCATGGGTTATGCATATCCGAACGCCTTGCGAATGTCATGCAAATCTTTCTTCGTTCGATCGTCGGTGGTGGAAATGCCGTGAATTTTACGGCAGGCATGAAGAACGGTGGAATGGTCGCGACCACCGAACTGCATGCCTATTTCCGGGAGTGACGTGCCCAGGATGGTTCGCAGGAGATACATGGCGACCTGGCGCGCGTAGGCGATCGACTTGATGCGCCGCTGCCCCTTGATATCGGTGAGTTTGATATTGAAATGTTGGATCACCGTGCGGATGATCTCGTCGGAGGTGGGCTTCTCTTTTCGGCCGGGAAGAATCGTATCGATATTGGTCTTGACGTAGTCCAGGCACAGATCTTGTTGGGTGAACTCCAGGTGCGCAGCCAAACGCGTGAGGCAGCCTTCAAGGTCGCGGATGTTGGAATTGATCCTGCCGGAAAGGAAAAAGGCCACGTCGTCCGGAAGCTGGACGCCGAACTGCTCCGACTTCTTCTGGAGGATGGCCACTTTTGTCTCAATGTCGGGCGGCTGGATGTCCGCCATATGGCCCATGGAGAAGCGTGAGACGAGACGCTCGTCGAGGTCGGGAATTTCGTTCGGCGGGCGGTCGCTCGTGAAGACCATTTGCTTCCGTCGTTCGAAGAGGGTGTTGAACACGAAGTAGAACTCCTGTTGGGTCTGTTCCTTCCTCGCCCAGAAGTGAATGTCGTCGATCAGGAGGACATCCACTTTCTTGTATTTCGCGCGGAAGTCGTCGAGGGCGCGGTTGCGGACGTGCGAGATGAAGTCCTGCTCGAAGCTTTGCGAGGTCGTCATGTGAATGGTCAGCGCCCGTTCACGGCCCAGGTGGCTTCCCACGGCATGGATGAGATGCGTTTTTCCCAGGCCCACGCCACCGTAGAGGAGAAGGGGGTTGTACTTCCGACCCGGTTCCGTGGCCACGGCGAGGGCCGAGGCGTATGCGAACTGGTTGGAGTTCCCGACCACGAAGTTCTCGAAGGTGTGTTGGCCGACCGGACGGTCGTCCATCTGCTTCTGTTGCTTGGACAGCAGCGATTCCGTGGGCACGTTCGTGTCGCCGTGGCCGTTGCCGTTCGAGTGGATCTCGATTTCGATCTCGCTCGAAGTCGCGTCGCTCCATGTTTGCCTCAGGAGAGGCAGATAGTTCGTCCGGATCCAGTCCGCCTGGTAGGCCAGCGGAGCCTCCACGACGATCCTTCCCTCTTCCACTCGACCCAGGACCACGTTGGAGAACCATCTTTCAAACTCTTTTTGACCGAGCCGCTCCTTCACGGATTTGAGGCTCTGCGTCCATATTGTTTCTGCGGTTTCCATAGAATAAAACTCCGTTTGATTATGAAAATCCACGCTCAAAATTTATTTCTCACGAAGATTGAAAAAACGACGAACTTCGGAAGGATTAGGCCCAGTTACACACAGATTTATCCACAACTGTGGATAAGCGGAATTCTGGCGAAACCCAAAGGGGTTACGGGCAACTCCCCCCCCATCGAGACCTTCTTGCCTGTGTGTATCGGGCGAAAATGGGTGGTTCGATGGGCAATGATGCATATGGTAGTTGTCCACAACCGAGCCACAAACCCTTGTATGCGATTCCTCCATTAGACGTGTATTCTAACATTGGTTGTCGGCATCAACAAGACGCATCCGCGGCGAATGACGCGACGAGTCAAGATTTTTCGAAGTGGAGGTTCGGCTTGGAGCGGCGCTCAGTGCCGGCGAAGAAGTTTTTCGGCGTGGCGCGCCAGCAGATCCGTTTCGATATTGACAGTCTGTCCATTGGCCACCGACGCGAGCGATGTGTGGGTGAGCGTAAAGGGAATCAGGAAGACTGAAAAGGAGCGCCGGTCCACACGATTGACGGTCAGGCTCACTCCGTCAAGGCCGATGGAACCTTTTTCAACGACGTAGCGGCGGATGGAAGAGGACAGGGAGACCTCCAGGGCCATCCCCTTCGTGGTGCGCAGGGCTTTCAGGACGCGGCCCACAGCGTCCACATGCCCCTGGACGAAATGCCCGCCCAGTTCGGAGCCCACGCGCAAGGGGCGTTCAAGATTAAGAGTTCGTCCGACACTCCATTCCTTCAGCGTCGTGCGGGCGAGGGTTTCGCGCGCGGCGTCGACCGTGAACGACCCGGCCCGGACTCGCACGATGGTGAGGCAAATCCCATTCACGGCGATGCTGCCGCTGATCTTCAGGCCGCGAAGGTGCGACGAAAGGGTGAGCGTGGCCAACTCACGCGATCGGTCGATGCGCGTGAGGGTCCCGATGTCTTCAATGATTCCGGTGAACATGGATCAGTGCTTGACGACACCTTCAACGAGAAGGTCGGTTCCGATCCGGCGGATACGGAGCGACGACACGCAAAGCGCCTCGGCGATCTTGTGGACGCCGCGGCCGGAGATCATGGGAATGGAGTTTCGACCGCCTATGATTTTCGGCGCGAAGAAGAAGCGAACTTCGTCGACGGCTCCGAGGTCCACCGCGGTTCCGGCGACCAAGCTTCCGCCTTCGATGAGGAGCCGGCCGACGCCCATCTTTGCAAGCTTTTGGAGCAGAACGTTCATGTCGACGAGATCGCCTCTCTTCGGGATAACGAGGACAACTACACCCCGCTCCAAATAGGGCTGGTGCCGATCCGGAGCGGTGACCGAAGTGGCCAGCAGCGTCGAGCCCGGAGGACCGGAGTTGAAAATCTTCGAAGTGAGCGGGGCTCGAAGATAGGTATCGATCACCACCCGGAGGGGAAGCCTCTTGACCGGCACCTCTCGCGGGAGGAGAAGGGGATTGTCCCGTTCGACGGTGCCGTGTCCGACCAGCACTGCGTCGCACTCGGCCCGAAGACGGTGCGCCCATCTCCGCGCGGCGGGGGAAGTAATCCACTTCGAGTCGCCCGTGTGGGTTGCGATCTTGCCGTCGAGAGTTGCCGCAAGCTTGAGAATCACATACGGACGGTTTCGGCGCACGCGCATCGAAAAATCGGAGATCAAGTCTTCACATTCCTTGCGGAGCACGCCTGAGATCACGCGAACCTTGCGTCGAAGAGTTTCGACGCCGCGGCCTCGCGAATCCGGGTGGGGGTCCGTCGCCCCGATGCAAACTGTTCTAACGCCCGATTGGAGGATGGCTTCGGTACAGGCTTCGGTTCGTCCCCAGCGCGAGCACGGTTCCAGCGTCACGTAGAGCGTTGCGCCCTTGGCCCGCGGTCCGGCTTGGTGGAGCGCCATGCCCTCCGCGTGCGGCTCGCCGGGGCGACGATGATATCCCTCGCCGACGATGCGGCCTTGCTTGACCACCACCGCCCCCACCGGCGGATTCGGCGCCGCTGTTGGCCGGCCTCGCAGCGCCAGCGCGATCGCCCGCCGCATGAAAGTCTCGTGCTGCGATGAGGTCATTGTGATCGTCTTGGCAAAGGCAGCGTTGCAGTTTCCTCCAGAGGGCTGCGGGTAGTATCTCCGCGGTCACCTTCCTGCTTCCACTCTCCCGGCGGAAGAGCCGAAGAGTGGGTCGCGCTCAATGGGGCCGTGTGTCCTTGGTCCCGGGGGGCTGAGGGCTAGGCTTCGAGGAAAGGACCGAGACTACGTGCTGCGCAACATGATTCCCATTGAGCAGCAGCTCGAAAACTAGGTCTCCGGCGCCGTTGATAGGGATTTGCTCCAACCGAACCGCAACTCGATGTCGTAGGTTTCCCTGACGAAACTTGAGATTGGCAGGAAATTCTTGCTTCTGGATACCCGGTCCCATGACTCGTAGGATGACTTGCCAGTCCTCGTTCCAATCGGCTTGGCCAATACGCCAGAGTGAAAGAGCCGCACATTTTGGAACAATTGTCGGAAAGGCATCTGCACCAAGTTCCTCGAGAATATTGAATACGCTTGCTTGATTTGTTGCCTGATCAATAGATACGCTTTCACACACCACAAAGAATTCCAGCTCAGGCATCACGCTGCCAACCTAAAGTGGGTGCTCGTGTACCCCACGCGTGGCACGGTGGTCGCACTCGCCTCGCGGGCTTTTCCTGGGTGCCGCGGCATGGGGGCACGAAGGCAGTACCTCTTTGCAGTGGTTTCAGTCAGTAGCCTATTGCGCTCTCGCAACATCATTACCGCGACCCGTGGGCTCATGGGCAACTCGATGGTATGGGTAGAACCTAGTTCATTCAAGAAAGAGTAGATAAAATCGCCAGGAAGTGATGCGAGGGCAACCGCGAGCCCGCAAAGCGCCACGTCTCCTGGGAACCTCCGGCCCCGGATGAACGATGCTGACAACGTAGAGACGAAGTCCCGGACGTCGGCTTCTTGAAGCGAACCCGATTTCCAGGCAGAGCGAACCGATAGGACTTCAGCCCGACGCTTGAGAATGACGATCAAAGCGTCAGATGTGCCGACCGCAAGGCATGTTTCAGCGAGATCGTCGCTATTCAGCTCATCGAGCACGGTCATGGTCTATCGGTCCAGAATGAGATGTCAGGATCGAATGTCCAAGGAACGTCTTTGAAATGGTGGAGTACTTCACCATACGAATCACTCCATTTGCTCAGGATCCAGGGGATTGGTCCTGCCGCAGGACTCCCTGTAAGACTCAAGTGTTCTATATTGCTCACCATTCCTACATGGAGTGCCAGCCGGAATGCCGGGACATAGTATATGACCAGATCGCCCGATCTGGGTTCCTCATCGGCCTTGAGCATTCTGTAACCATCCTCCCTAAGGACGAGTTTCCACAACTCATCATCTCCCTCATCATCTCCATAGATGGCGGTTCTTCGACTGGCCCAGACATGCCCTGCGCAATTGTATCCGCCGCATGCCGGTTTCCGCTCCCGCCATCTCGGATGATCCCGGAGAAGCTTGTTGAAGAGATTCAACGATCTTGAGTCTGGACCGGGCGCTTGGGAGTTTGGAATGTCGGAGCCCATGGTTGTTTGTAGCTCAATAGAAACTCGCGGAGTCCCTAAGAGCCTCAGTTCCTCGAACATCTTGGCTGAATTCTACATCAAAGAGGTCGAGGTGTCACAGAAATTTCGAAGTCAACGTTGATTGTTGACAGACCTACCTCCGAGCCATTGAACACTCAACCTTGACCCCATCGGAGGGTGGGGTCAGTTGTGCCGTTCTCGCACCAAGCCGCGGACTTCGTCCATGAACTGGGCGACGTCTTTGAACTCGCGGTAGACGGAGGCGAAGCGGACGTACGCCACCTGGTCCCAATCCTTGAGGGCGGCCATGACTTTTTCGCCGATCACGGAGCTCGGGATCTCCTTGCCCATTTCCTGAAGCTGGGCCTCCAACCGTTCGATGAAATCCTCGATCTTCTGGAGCGGAACCGGGCGCTTCTGGACCGCCTTCCGAATGCTCTGCATGATCTTATCTCGCGAATACGTTTCCTGCCGGCCGTCTTTCTTCACGATCACCGGAAGGGAGTCCTCCACCTGCTCGTACGTGGTGAATCGCTTGCTGCACTGGATGCAGCTTCGCCGCCGCCGGATGGCCGCATTGTCCTGGCTGAGCCGGGAGTCGGTGACTTTATTCTTGATCGATCCGCAATAGGGACATTTCATATCAAATAAGGTGGGTTAGAACGGGGACAGCTCGGCCAGCTTGGTGAGCTTGTCGGCCGGCGTGGCCATCGCGCGATATCTTTCGAGCCGGTGCGCGTAGAGGGGAAACTGGCCGCACAGGGCGTGGACGTCGTGGCGGATCCGCTTTAGGAGTTTTTCATCTTCGATGTGATCGAGCGCTTCCTTGATCCAGTCTGCGATCTTTTCCATCTGCGGCTCCTTCATTCCCCGCGTGGTGACGGCGGGCGTGCCGATCCGGATTCCGCTCGTGACCATCGGCGGCCGCGTTTCAAACGGCACGGTGTTCTTGTTGACCGTGATCCCGGCTTTGTCGAGCGCCGCCTCGGCATCTTTGCCCGTGATTGAGGTTTCACGAAGATCGACCAGCATGACGTGGGTATCGGTCCCACCGGAAACCAGCTTGAAGCCGTGCATCATGAGGCGGGCCGCCATGGCCTGTGCGTTCTTGACGATCTGCTGCTGGTAGGCCCGGTAACTTTCGCCCATCGCTTCCTTCAGCGCCACCGCCTTGGCGGCGATCACGTGCATGAGCGGTCCGCCCTGCATCCCGGGGAAGACTTTGCTGTTCAGCGCCTTTGCGTATTTTTCCCAGCACATGCTCATTCCGCCGCGCGGGCCGCGGAGCGTCTTGTGCGTCGTCGTCGTCACGAATTCGCAGTGCGGGTTCGGGTTCGGGAAGATCCCGGCGATGACGAGCCCCGCATAATGGGCGATATCGGCCATGACGAGGCAGCCGACTTCATCCGCGATGGCGCGGAACTTCTCGAAATCGATTTTGCGGGGATAGGCGCTCGCGCCGACGACGATGAGTTTCGGCCGGTTCTTGAGCCCGAGGTCTCGGACTTCATCATAGTCGATCCGTTGATCGTCCTTCCG from Nitrospirota bacterium includes these protein-coding regions:
- the ribD gene encoding bifunctional diaminohydroxyphosphoribosylaminopyrimidine deaminase/5-amino-6-(5-phosphoribosylamino)uracil reductase RibD; protein product: MTSSQHETFMRRAIALALRGRPTAAPNPPVGAVVVKQGRIVGEGYHRRPGEPHAEGMALHQAGPRAKGATLYVTLEPCSRWGRTEACTEAILQSGVRTVCIGATDPHPDSRGRGVETLRRKVRVISGVLRKECEDLISDFSMRVRRNRPYVILKLAATLDGKIATHTGDSKWITSPAARRWAHRLRAECDAVLVGHGTVERDNPLLLPREVPVKRLPLRVVIDTYLRAPLTSKIFNSGPPGSTLLATSVTAPDRHQPYLERGVVVLVIPKRGDLVDMNVLLQKLAKMGVGRLLIEGGSLVAGTAVDLGAVDEVRFFFAPKIIGGRNSIPMISGRGVHKIAEALCVSSLRIRRIGTDLLVEGVVKH
- the dnaA gene encoding chromosomal replication initiator protein DnaA codes for the protein METAETIWTQSLKSVKERLGQKEFERWFSNVVLGRVEEGRIVVEAPLAYQADWIRTNYLPLLRQTWSDATSSEIEIEIHSNGNGHGDTNVPTESLLSKQQKQMDDRPVGQHTFENFVVGNSNQFAYASALAVATEPGRKYNPLLLYGGVGLGKTHLIHAVGSHLGRERALTIHMTTSQSFEQDFISHVRNRALDDFRAKYKKVDVLLIDDIHFWARKEQTQQEFYFVFNTLFERRKQMVFTSDRPPNEIPDLDERLVSRFSMGHMADIQPPDIETKVAILQKKSEQFGVQLPDDVAFFLSGRINSNIRDLEGCLTRLAAHLEFTQQDLCLDYVKTNIDTILPGRKEKPTSDEIIRTVIQHFNIKLTDIKGQRRIKSIAYARQVAMYLLRTILGTSLPEIGMQFGGRDHSTVLHACRKIHGISTTDDRTKKDLHDIRKAFGYA
- a CDS encoding riboflavin synthase; amino-acid sequence: MFTGIIEDIGTLTRIDRSRELATLTLSSHLRGLKISGSIAVNGICLTIVRVRAGSFTVDAARETLARTTLKEWSVGRTLNLERPLRVGSELGGHFVQGHVDAVGRVLKALRTTKGMALEVSLSSSIRRYVVEKGSIGLDGVSLTVNRVDRRSFSVFLIPFTLTHTSLASVANGQTVNIETDLLARHAEKLLRRH
- the nrdR gene encoding transcriptional repressor NrdR; translated protein: MKCPYCGSIKNKVTDSRLSQDNAAIRRRRSCIQCSKRFTTYEQVEDSLPVIVKKDGRQETYSRDKIMQSIRKAVQKRPVPLQKIEDFIERLEAQLQEMGKEIPSSVIGEKVMAALKDWDQVAYVRFASVYREFKDVAQFMDEVRGLVRERHN
- the dnaN gene encoding DNA polymerase III subunit beta; this translates as MKFRISKNDFLRATSLFHGICEKRTTMPILGNFLMETHGKDDLKLFATDLEIAVSTNCKAEIKQQGKACLPEKKLYEIVKELGEENIEMEGLENHWVKLQTEESTFQVVGLNAGDYPKAFENKQTKRASIGRDVFLDLIDRTIYAVLEADYVQYNGILLESDKEGMRMVATDGHRLALHEKAVDSGTPKIDPVVIPKKGARELRRILSELEGDVELSVGDGFLSVWNKDGKSRDVEVMVRLLESKFPNYREVLPKKLIFQIQCEREALMAGLRRVAVLSAPLTQGVRLKVSSKHIELSLKNPDQGDATAKVPMEGKNAQDGFEILLNVHYLIDALGASAESSIELGFSGSEGAVLVQTPQEKGYLALVMPMRS
- a CDS encoding serine hydroxymethyltransferase — encoded protein: MENLYRTDPEIFDAIHKETERESHTLELIASENFVSEAVLEALGSVLTNKYAEGLPGKRYYGGCEFVDVAESLAIERAKKLFKADHVNVQPHSGAQANMAVYFTVLQPGDTILGMNLSHGGHLTHGSPVNFSGILYKVIPYGVRKDDQRIDYDEVRDLGLKNRPKLIVVGASAYPRKIDFEKFRAIADEVGCLVMADIAHYAGLVIAGIFPNPNPHCEFVTTTTHKTLRGPRGGMSMCWEKYAKALNSKVFPGMQGGPLMHVIAAKAVALKEAMGESYRAYQQQIVKNAQAMAARLMMHGFKLVSGGTDTHVMLVDLRETSITGKDAEAALDKAGITVNKNTVPFETRPPMVTSGIRIGTPAVTTRGMKEPQMEKIADWIKEALDHIEDEKLLKRIRHDVHALCGQFPLYAHRLERYRAMATPADKLTKLAELSPF